From Paraburkholderia sabiae, a single genomic window includes:
- the zwf gene encoding glucose-6-phosphate dehydrogenase has product MQTDSSFTFVLFGGTGDLSMRKILPALYEAHRAGMLAASGKIVAVARHEEDRDGYLRWVNEHVKAHVAKSGVDENAWTSFIARIEYVKLDLGNAEDFVKLRDALQDLPGTRVFYLATGPSLFVPICRALASVGLNEHARIVLEKPLGYDLRSSNAINDAVGEIFAEEQIYRIDHYLGKEPVQNLLALRFGNALFEPLWRREWVESIQITIAEELGVEARGDFYDNTGALRDMVQNHLLQLLSIVAMEPPHSMDSDSVRDEKLRVLRALKPIDPRDISKVAVRGQYHAGVIRGTSVPAYATEPGVKTDSATETFVALKVEIENWRWAGVPFFLRTGKRLADRVAEIVVNFRAVPHSALGASALRAGANRLVIRLQPNETIRLYCLAKKPGEGMNLSSVHLDLAFDQFFKEGQMEAYQRLLLDVINGRLALFVRRDEQEAAWKWVEPILNEWAASGKPKPYAAGTWGPAAASAMLAQHDTCWLEEEN; this is encoded by the coding sequence ATGCAAACCGACTCTAGCTTCACCTTCGTTCTCTTCGGCGGAACTGGCGATCTGTCGATGCGCAAGATCCTCCCCGCTCTGTATGAAGCGCACCGTGCGGGCATGCTCGCGGCGAGCGGCAAGATCGTGGCTGTCGCGCGCCATGAGGAAGACCGTGACGGATATCTGCGATGGGTCAATGAGCACGTGAAGGCGCACGTCGCGAAGAGCGGCGTCGATGAAAACGCGTGGACGAGCTTTATCGCGCGTATCGAATACGTGAAGCTCGATCTCGGCAACGCGGAAGATTTCGTGAAGCTTCGCGATGCCCTGCAGGATCTGCCCGGCACGCGCGTGTTCTATCTGGCGACGGGCCCGTCGCTGTTCGTCCCCATCTGCCGCGCGCTGGCTTCCGTCGGTCTGAACGAGCACGCGCGCATCGTGCTCGAAAAGCCGCTCGGCTATGACCTGCGTTCGTCGAATGCGATCAACGACGCCGTCGGCGAAATCTTCGCGGAAGAGCAGATCTACCGTATTGACCACTACCTCGGCAAAGAGCCCGTGCAGAACCTGCTGGCGCTGCGCTTCGGCAATGCCCTCTTCGAGCCGCTGTGGCGCCGCGAGTGGGTCGAGAGCATCCAGATCACGATTGCGGAAGAACTCGGCGTCGAAGCCCGCGGCGACTTCTACGACAATACGGGCGCGCTGCGCGACATGGTGCAGAACCATTTGCTGCAGCTGCTTTCGATCGTCGCGATGGAACCGCCGCACTCGATGGATTCGGATTCCGTCCGCGATGAAAAGCTGCGCGTGCTGCGCGCGCTGAAGCCGATCGATCCGCGCGACATCAGCAAGGTCGCCGTGCGCGGCCAGTATCACGCGGGCGTCATTCGCGGCACGTCGGTGCCCGCGTATGCAACCGAACCCGGCGTGAAAACGGACAGCGCAACGGAAACGTTTGTCGCGTTGAAGGTCGAGATCGAAAACTGGCGCTGGGCGGGCGTGCCGTTCTTCCTGCGTACGGGCAAGCGGCTCGCCGATCGCGTCGCGGAAATCGTCGTGAACTTCCGCGCAGTGCCGCATTCGGCGCTGGGCGCGTCGGCGTTGCGCGCGGGCGCGAACCGGCTCGTGATCCGTCTGCAGCCGAACGAAACCATTCGTCTGTATTGCCTCGCGAAGAAGCCGGGCGAAGGGATGAACCTGTCGAGCGTCCACCTCGACCTCGCCTTCGACCAGTTCTTCAAGGAAGGCCAGATGGAGGCGTATCAACGCCTGCTGCTCGACGTGATCAACGGACGCCTTGCGCTCTTCGTGCGTCGCGACGAACAGGAAGCGGCATGGAAGTGGGTCGAGCCGATTCTCAACGAATGGGCCGCGTCGGGCAAACCGAAGCCGTACGCGGCAGGTACGTGGGGTCCGGCAGCGGCAAGCGCGATGCTCGCGCAGCACGATACCTGCTGGCTCGAAGAAGAGAACTGA